A single Novosphingobium sp. SL115 DNA region contains:
- a CDS encoding CapA family protein: MREGAISIVLAGDLVLDEPDGAFWLAGIAPALQAADLAVGHLEVPHTARGAEMQGDVPAPGAPPENVAAIAGAGFHMVSLAGNHIADCGAEGIADTLALLDAAGVAATGAGLTLAQAARPALVVRGGRRIGLLSYNCVGPEMAWATDSRAGCAWLRIETPDGAPIAPAADLVRLTDEAVAALRADIAALRQRADFVMVALHKGIVHTPARLASYERALSHAAIDAGADVVIGHHAHIVRGIEFHRGKPIFHGLGNGCVVTSALSPAQDHPARAEWAQRRKALFGFEPDPAYTLAPFHPQAVNAMLGRVVLHDDGRIEAGIIPVDVLPPGKPVLAHGARAQEIARYIEDITLAAGLPAIAIAKDGIIQNGMGQG; this comes from the coding sequence ATGAGGGAAGGGGCGATCTCCATCGTGCTGGCGGGCGATCTGGTTCTGGATGAACCCGATGGCGCGTTCTGGCTGGCGGGGATCGCCCCGGCTTTGCAGGCGGCGGACCTTGCCGTGGGGCATCTGGAAGTGCCCCATACCGCGCGCGGCGCGGAAATGCAGGGCGATGTGCCTGCCCCCGGCGCGCCGCCTGAAAATGTGGCGGCGATTGCCGGTGCTGGGTTCCACATGGTCAGCCTTGCCGGCAACCATATTGCCGATTGCGGCGCGGAAGGCATTGCCGACACGCTGGCCCTGCTGGACGCCGCCGGGGTTGCGGCAACGGGCGCGGGGCTGACTTTGGCGCAAGCGGCGCGGCCTGCGCTGGTCGTGCGTGGCGGGCGGCGCATCGGGCTGTTAAGCTATAACTGCGTCGGCCCGGAAATGGCCTGGGCAACCGACAGCCGCGCCGGCTGCGCATGGCTGCGGATCGAAACGCCCGATGGCGCACCGATTGCGCCCGCCGCCGATCTGGTGCGGTTGACGGATGAGGCTGTGGCCGCGCTGCGGGCTGATATCGCCGCGCTGCGCCAGCGGGCCGATTTCGTGATGGTGGCCCTGCACAAGGGTATTGTTCACACGCCCGCGCGGCTCGCCTCGTATGAGAGGGCATTGTCCCACGCGGCCATCGACGCCGGCGCCGATGTGGTGATCGGCCATCACGCCCATATCGTGCGCGGCATCGAATTTCATCGCGGCAAGCCGATCTTCCATGGTCTTGGCAATGGCTGTGTCGTGACCAGCGCGCTCAGCCCGGCGCAGGATCATCCTGCGCGGGCGGAATGGGCGCAGCGGCGCAAGGCGCTGTTCGGGTTTGAACCTGACCCTGCCTATACGCTGGCTCCATTTCACCCGCAGGCGGTGAACGCCATGCTGGGCCGCGTGGTGTTGCACGATGATGGCCGGATAGAAGCGGGGATCATTCCCGTGGACGTGCTGCCGCCCGGCAAGCCGGTGCTGGCGCATGGGGCCCGCGCGCAGGAAATCGCGCGCTATATCGAAGATATCACGCTGGCGGCAGGCCTGCCAGCAATCGCCATTGCAAAAGACGGGATAATACAGAACGGGATGGGGCAGGGATGA
- a CDS encoding TRAP transporter small permease: MSVWRTAVTLMGGVALIAATATDTIAVIGRHVGMPVHGSIELVQVAVLVAGSLAVLVATVANGHAKVHLLVDRMGDSARGAVDRIGSALTAVFFAALLAGSVWLAADLWAAHEISEVVGVPWRWMRLFANIALGATIIVLVRQVFAGRAR; the protein is encoded by the coding sequence ATGAGCGTGTGGAGAACCGCCGTAACGCTGATGGGCGGCGTGGCGCTGATCGCGGCGACGGCGACAGACACCATAGCGGTGATTGGCCGCCATGTGGGCATGCCGGTGCATGGTTCGATTGAACTGGTGCAGGTGGCGGTTCTGGTGGCGGGGTCGCTGGCAGTTCTGGTGGCCACGGTCGCAAATGGCCATGCCAAAGTGCATCTGCTGGTTGACCGTATGGGCGATAGTGCGCGCGGTGCGGTGGACCGCATCGGGTCTGCGCTGACGGCAGTGTTCTTTGCCGCGCTACTGGCGGGGTCGGTCTGGCTGGCGGCGGATTTGTGGGCCGCGCACGAGATCAGCGAAGTGGTGGGCGTGCCATGGCGCTGGATGCGCCTGTTTGCCAACATTGCTTTGGGCGCGACCATTATCGTGCTGGTGCGGCAGGTATTTGCAGGTCGCGCGCGCTGA
- a CDS encoding TRAP transporter large permease, which yields MLASPETGIIGVLILFGLLLAGLPIGVALGLVGLGGLALVLGAEAAVVKGGVVLIDTMTRYELGTLPLFMFMAHLFFSSNASRDLFDAAAKMIGHRKGGLAYASVAGCAGFGSINGSSLATAATIGLVALPEMRKRGYSDALATGTVAAGGTLGQMIPPSGALIVFGIIAEQSIGKLFTAAIVPGITQALLYCVVIWIAVRLRPHIAPASERATWAERGRALARIADMAVLIGGVIGGIALGWFSPSEAASIGAAGALGIAAWRGRLNRQMLMQAFDETLRTSGMILMVIIGALIFSVFVSVTGLTDAVGAWVSGLGLGTVATLALVALILLVLGSVLDGLALMLLTTPILLPVVEGVGMSAIWFGIFLCRAMEIGFVHPPLGMNLFVIQGVAKDVSINRIFKGVLPFLASDLFHLALLILFPALALGLPELLGN from the coding sequence ATGTTGGCATCACCTGAAACCGGCATCATCGGTGTGCTGATCCTGTTTGGCCTGCTGCTGGCGGGCTTGCCGATTGGCGTGGCGCTGGGTTTGGTCGGCCTTGGTGGACTGGCGCTGGTGCTGGGTGCCGAAGCCGCCGTTGTCAAAGGCGGGGTTGTCCTGATCGACACCATGACCCGCTATGAATTGGGCACATTGCCGCTGTTCATGTTCATGGCGCACCTGTTCTTCAGCTCAAACGCCAGCCGAGACCTGTTCGATGCGGCGGCAAAGATGATCGGCCACCGCAAGGGCGGCCTTGCCTATGCCTCGGTCGCGGGGTGTGCCGGGTTCGGGTCCATCAACGGGTCCAGCCTTGCCACGGCCGCCACCATCGGCCTTGTCGCCCTGCCCGAAATGCGCAAACGCGGCTATTCCGATGCGCTGGCCACCGGCACCGTGGCGGCGGGTGGCACGCTGGGGCAGATGATCCCGCCTTCGGGCGCGTTGATCGTGTTTGGCATCATTGCCGAACAGTCCATCGGCAAGCTGTTCACCGCCGCCATCGTGCCCGGCATCACGCAGGCGCTGCTCTATTGCGTGGTGATCTGGATTGCCGTGCGCCTGCGCCCGCATATTGCTCCTGCCAGCGAACGCGCGACATGGGCTGAACGGGGACGCGCGCTGGCGCGCATTGCCGATATGGCAGTGCTGATTGGCGGCGTGATTGGCGGCATTGCGCTGGGTTGGTTCAGCCCGTCGGAAGCCGCCTCCATCGGCGCGGCGGGGGCGCTGGGCATTGCTGCGTGGCGTGGCCGACTGAACCGTCAGATGCTGATGCAGGCGTTTGACGAAACGCTGCGCACCAGCGGCATGATCCTGATGGTCATCATCGGCGCGCTGATCTTTTCGGTGTTCGTCAGTGTGACCGGGCTGACCGATGCGGTGGGCGCATGGGTTTCTGGGCTTGGCCTTGGCACGGTGGCGACGCTGGCGCTGGTCGCGCTGATCCTGCTGGTGCTGGGTTCGGTGCTGGACGGGCTTGCGCTGATGCTCTTGACCACGCCCATCCTGCTGCCGGTGGTCGAAGGTGTGGGCATGTCGGCCATCTGGTTCGGCATCTTCCTGTGTCGCGCCATGGAGATCGGCTTTGTCCACCCGCCTTTGGGGATGAATCTGTTCGTCATTCAGGGCGTGGCCAAGGACGTGTCGATCAATCGCATTTTCAAAGGCGTGCTGCCGTTTCTGGCCAGCGACCTGTTCCACCTTGCCCTGTTGATCCTGTTCCCGGCGCTGGCCCTTGGCCTGCCCGAACTGCTTGGAAACTGA
- a CDS encoding CaiB/BaiF CoA-transferase family protein, which translates to MKPLLGHRVAVLGNMADRALARFLASLGAELGGPVEGASFIIDDIGLGGLAGVSIPESAVHVSVTAFGSGGPRSAWQGGELVASAMGGALRVTGEPGLPPVKEAGDACIFHADMVAASGALAAHYARGSHGRGQHVDVSVQQVAFSRNFNGVLVWQFDQRKLARVGGSLAYGKATVRAIWRLADGWCFHSLMTGRLGAPANQALSDWMDDAGVPNPLAGTDWLSYNRSTLPAETRAVWEAAIAAFFLSRTKHDIATEGLRRGINACVANEPADVLADPHLAARGFFDTGDGLPDRFATFREGRAQIPAPAIHTGPRPGPLSGVKVLDFAWALVGSITTKTLGDLGAEVVKIETRTRPDLARLDVQVSASKPGNWDDKPWFAHLNSSKRSVSLNMKKPEARELIDPLIDWADVVVENFSPGTMAKLGLGYDDLAARNAGIVMVSGSVFGQTGPLAQEWGVDGTGGALSGRTFLTGWPERDPVIPGAVPYGDVIVPYVMAASVAGALQHRRETGRGCHIDASMYEICVQQMRDYLAMAKRGERPQRTGNADARLFWQDVLPAAGDDRWVAITCATQADHARLLALTGPDVAAWTAVREDHAIAAQLQAAGIACGVVQDCEDMIERDPQLDGRGALVTLDHPLLGPFGHIATPLRFSRDAFTPFRAPGMGEHVHDVARDICGLSDARIAELEQAGVFQ; encoded by the coding sequence ATGAAGCCGCTTTTGGGCCACCGCGTTGCCGTGCTGGGCAACATGGCCGACCGCGCGCTGGCACGCTTTCTTGCTTCGCTGGGGGCGGAACTCGGTGGGCCAGTAGAAGGCGCGTCGTTCATCATCGACGACATTGGGCTGGGTGGGCTGGCTGGCGTATCCATTCCTGAGAGCGCGGTGCATGTTTCGGTCACCGCCTTCGGTTCAGGCGGGCCTCGATCAGCCTGGCAGGGGGGCGAACTTGTCGCCTCAGCCATGGGCGGGGCCTTGCGCGTGACGGGCGAGCCTGGCCTGCCGCCGGTCAAGGAAGCGGGCGATGCCTGCATCTTCCACGCCGATATGGTGGCCGCATCCGGCGCACTGGCGGCGCATTATGCGCGTGGCAGCCATGGGCGGGGTCAGCATGTTGACGTTTCGGTGCAGCAGGTTGCCTTCAGCCGCAATTTCAACGGTGTGCTGGTATGGCAGTTCGATCAGCGCAAACTGGCGCGGGTCGGCGGATCGCTGGCCTATGGCAAGGCCACGGTAAGGGCGATCTGGCGGCTGGCCGATGGCTGGTGCTTCCATTCGCTGATGACTGGCCGCCTTGGCGCACCTGCCAATCAGGCCCTGTCCGACTGGATGGACGATGCGGGCGTGCCCAACCCGCTGGCAGGGACCGACTGGCTTTCCTACAACCGTTCCACCCTTCCGGCAGAAACCCGCGCCGTATGGGAAGCGGCCATCGCGGCGTTTTTCCTGTCGCGCACCAAGCATGACATCGCCACCGAAGGGCTGCGCCGAGGCATCAACGCCTGCGTCGCCAATGAACCTGCGGATGTGCTGGCCGATCCGCACCTTGCCGCGCGCGGGTTCTTTGATACCGGGGATGGACTGCCTGATCGTTTCGCCACGTTCCGCGAAGGCCGCGCGCAGATTCCCGCGCCCGCTATTCACACCGGCCCGCGTCCGGGGCCGCTGTCGGGCGTGAAAGTGCTGGACTTTGCCTGGGCGCTGGTCGGGTCCATCACCACCAAGACGCTGGGCGATCTGGGGGCAGAAGTGGTCAAGATCGAAACCCGCACCCGGCCCGATCTGGCGCGGCTTGACGTGCAGGTATCGGCCTCGAAGCCGGGTAACTGGGACGACAAGCCATGGTTCGCCCACCTCAATTCATCCAAGCGCAGTGTCTCGCTCAACATGAAGAAGCCTGAGGCGCGCGAGCTGATCGATCCGCTGATCGACTGGGCCGACGTGGTGGTGGAGAACTTTTCCCCCGGCACGATGGCAAAGCTGGGGCTTGGCTATGACGATCTTGCCGCGCGCAATGCCGGCATCGTCATGGTGTCGGGCAGCGTGTTCGGTCAGACCGGGCCATTGGCGCAGGAATGGGGCGTGGATGGCACCGGCGGCGCGCTTTCGGGTCGCACGTTCCTGACCGGGTGGCCGGAACGCGATCCGGTCATCCCCGGCGCGGTGCCTTATGGCGATGTGATCGTGCCTTATGTCATGGCGGCGAGCGTTGCAGGTGCGCTTCAGCACCGGCGCGAAACTGGCCGCGGCTGCCATATCGACGCCTCGATGTATGAGATCTGCGTGCAGCAGATGCGCGATTATCTGGCCATGGCCAAGCGCGGGGAACGTCCGCAGCGCACTGGCAATGCCGACGCCCGCCTGTTCTGGCAGGATGTGCTGCCTGCCGCTGGCGATGATCGCTGGGTGGCGATCACGTGCGCGACCCAGGCTGACCATGCCCGTCTGCTGGCCCTGACCGGGCCGGACGTGGCCGCATGGACCGCCGTGCGCGAAGATCACGCCATCGCGGCGCAGTTGCAGGCCGCCGGTATCGCCTGCGGCGTGGTGCAGGATTGCGAGGATATGATCGAACGCGATCCACAGCTTGATGGGCGTGGCGCGCTGGTCACGCTCGATCATCCGCTGCTTGGCCCCTTTGGCCACATCGCCACGCCACTGCGCTTTTCGCGCGATGCCTTCACCCCCTTCCGCGCGCCGGGCATGGGTGAACATGTCCATGATGTGGCGCGCGACATCTGCGGCCTTTCCGATGCCCGCATTGCCGAACTCGAACAGGCAGGAGTTTTCCAGTGA
- a CDS encoding 2-hydroxyacyl-CoA dehydratase subunit D, whose translation MSAAQTAASGQRSRKDLACTAAASAYQKQFGADLKRRVVDEGEPFAIVQADTPHEIFHVMDIPIITNQWWSAYISAKQLSNHYFEVMAQAGYPKNSCKYCSLGLACTLANDPKTAPWGGLPKPTVLVARMTCDCIQHVFGKWANALGSEFFPMEAPAWEHKDPRWFAHSRDQWDAVYEPDRIARMVDEMRDLIALLENRTGRKFDEAKLHYLMERINEQEGYIWEAAQAIGNARPCPVSIAEQMPNTMIPQWHRGSDWAVAHAKRFRDEVMERVAAGAGTAANEKIRLMWIGAGVWHDPGFYQALEERMGAVFVWSMYMPFAGPQYIREVQGRPMEALASRVCSMNEVLHLPPWMNGWMTSEAERCGIDACVVLLPPENRLSQSGTKLTAQALEAAGVPVLMIDADMVDAGNWDHDRMVGMVADFLVKRGLA comes from the coding sequence GTGAGCGCCGCCCAAACCGCCGCCTCCGGCCAGCGCAGCCGCAAGGATCTGGCCTGCACCGCCGCCGCCAGCGCCTATCAAAAGCAGTTCGGGGCCGATCTGAAGCGCCGCGTGGTGGACGAAGGCGAACCCTTTGCCATCGTTCAGGCCGACACCCCGCACGAGATTTTCCATGTGATGGATATCCCGATCATCACCAACCAGTGGTGGTCGGCCTATATCTCGGCCAAACAGCTTTCGAACCACTATTTCGAAGTGATGGCGCAGGCGGGATATCCGAAGAACAGTTGCAAATACTGCTCGCTGGGCCTTGCCTGCACGCTGGCCAACGATCCCAAGACCGCGCCGTGGGGCGGATTGCCCAAGCCCACCGTGCTGGTGGCGCGGATGACCTGCGATTGCATTCAGCATGTCTTCGGCAAATGGGCCAATGCGCTGGGCAGCGAATTTTTCCCGATGGAAGCGCCCGCGTGGGAACACAAAGACCCGCGCTGGTTCGCCCATTCGCGCGATCAGTGGGACGCGGTTTACGAACCCGACCGCATTGCCCGCATGGTCGATGAAATGCGCGATCTGATTGCCTTGCTGGAAAACCGCACGGGCCGGAAATTCGACGAGGCGAAGCTGCATTACCTGATGGAGCGTATCAACGAACAGGAAGGCTATATCTGGGAAGCGGCGCAGGCCATCGGCAATGCGCGGCCCTGCCCGGTGTCGATTGCCGAACAGATGCCCAACACCATGATCCCGCAATGGCATCGCGGGTCTGACTGGGCGGTGGCCCATGCCAAACGGTTCCGCGATGAAGTGATGGAACGTGTGGCCGCAGGCGCGGGCACAGCGGCGAACGAGAAGATCCGCCTGATGTGGATCGGCGCGGGCGTGTGGCACGATCCCGGTTTTTATCAGGCGCTGGAAGAACGCATGGGCGCGGTGTTCGTCTGGTCGATGTATATGCCCTTTGCCGGGCCGCAATATATCCGCGAAGTGCAGGGCCGCCCGATGGAGGCGCTGGCCAGCCGCGTCTGTTCGATGAATGAGGTGCTGCACCTGCCGCCGTGGATGAATGGATGGATGACCAGCGAGGCCGAACGCTGCGGCATCGACGCCTGCGTGGTGCTGCTGCCGCCTGAAAACCGCCTGTCGCAATCGGGCACGAAACTGACCGCGCAGGCGCTGGAAGCCGCAGGCGTGCCGGTGCTGATGATCGATGCTGACATGGTGGATGCGGGCAATTGGGACCATGACCGCATGGTGGGCATGGTGGCGGACTTTCTGGTGAAGCGGGGGCTGGCGTGA
- a CDS encoding TRAP transporter substrate-binding protein: protein MRIVALILALLLAACARPAPQGVTVLTYASPYSPSHPFSKADQTWMKFVEARSGGRLKIKPSWSGALLSSDMSMEELRHGVADIGLITPIYVRGGTHLIRIQSGFYSGADSPESQVALYRCIAAASPQIAHELHGLKVLAVQGGTLPGLVTTTRAIHSLDDLKGLRIRAPTELLAVLDSLGADPVNMPMGEVYSALAKGVIDGVIAPADTFKSLHFAEVAGHYYDLAVPRGAYPARAMNTARFNALSADDRKVLEEGVAVWEAALADEVRAAVDKGTAEARTNNVAFTTASPADQARFEAIYLRDSERNARGLSRFGIDGLAAFKAARSAVTGKDRISCGSQT from the coding sequence GTGAGGATCGTCGCGCTTATTCTGGCACTGTTACTGGCGGCCTGCGCCCGGCCCGCGCCGCAAGGTGTCACCGTGCTTACTTATGCTTCGCCCTACAGCCCCAGCCATCCGTTCAGCAAAGCGGATCAGACGTGGATGAAATTTGTCGAAGCGCGGTCCGGCGGACGGTTGAAGATCAAACCGTCATGGTCGGGTGCGCTGCTTTCGTCCGATATGTCGATGGAGGAACTGCGCCATGGCGTGGCCGATATCGGCCTGATTACGCCTATTTATGTGCGCGGCGGCACCCATCTTATCCGCATCCAGTCGGGCTTCTATTCAGGCGCTGACAGCCCGGAATCGCAGGTCGCGCTCTATCGCTGCATTGCCGCTGCCAGCCCGCAGATTGCCCACGAACTGCACGGGTTGAAAGTGCTGGCGGTGCAGGGCGGCACGCTGCCCGGCCTGGTCACCACCACCCGCGCGATCCACAGTCTGGATGATCTGAAAGGCCTGCGCATCCGCGCGCCGACCGAACTGCTGGCCGTGCTGGATTCGCTGGGTGCCGACCCGGTCAACATGCCGATGGGCGAGGTTTATTCGGCCCTTGCCAAAGGCGTGATCGATGGCGTGATTGCGCCTGCCGACACTTTCAAGTCTCTGCACTTTGCCGAAGTTGCTGGGCATTATTACGATCTTGCCGTGCCGCGCGGCGCCTATCCGGCCCGTGCGATGAACACCGCCCGGTTCAATGCGTTAAGCGCGGACGACCGCAAGGTTCTGGAAGAAGGCGTTGCCGTATGGGAAGCCGCGCTGGCCGATGAAGTGCGCGCCGCAGTGGACAAGGGCACGGCAGAAGCCCGCACCAACAACGTCGCGTTCACCACCGCATCGCCCGCCGATCAGGCCCGGTTCGAGGCCATTTACTTGCGTGATTCCGAACGCAACGCCCGCGGCCTTTCGCGCTTCGGCATTGATGGCCTCGCCGCATTCAAGGCCGCGCGCAGTGCCGTTACCGGCAAAGACCGCATTTCCTGTGGGAGCCAGACATGA
- a CDS encoding CaiB/BaiF CoA transferase family protein: protein MNLPLSGIRIADFSHVMAGPYASHLLRLMGAEVIKIEPVKGDGFRNYGADRRYDGLSPAFIAANAGKKSIALDLKDEADLAIARAIIARSDVVLENFRPGVMARLGLGYDAVREMVPDVIYCSVSGYGQTGQHRDWPAIDNIVQATSGMMMLSGAEGDAPVRVGFPIVDTLTGQTAAMAILGALMQRERGNGGSQIDVSMFDASLAFMTSALTPFLVTGQPMQRMGNTGYSGLPTASMFNASDGREISLGVVQPPQFAALARELGRQDWLDDPRFATPDARRTNFDAMHAELSAEFARLPAAQWERRLSDAGIPCGMVRRVDEAAALAGPTALVNLTVPGLPDEAVQIPGAGYSVAGQANPAPGAPPRLDADRAEILRWLEQEPDA, encoded by the coding sequence ATGAACCTTCCCCTCTCCGGCATCCGCATTGCCGATTTCAGTCATGTCATGGCCGGGCCTTACGCTTCGCACCTGCTGCGGCTGATGGGGGCGGAGGTTATCAAGATCGAACCGGTAAAGGGCGATGGCTTTCGCAATTACGGCGCGGACCGTCGCTATGATGGCCTTTCGCCTGCGTTTATCGCTGCCAATGCGGGCAAGAAATCCATCGCGCTCGACCTGAAGGATGAAGCAGACCTTGCCATTGCCCGCGCCATCATTGCGCGATCGGACGTGGTGCTGGAAAACTTCCGTCCCGGTGTCATGGCGCGGTTGGGACTGGGCTATGACGCGGTGCGCGAAATGGTGCCCGACGTGATCTATTGCTCCGTTTCCGGCTATGGCCAGACCGGGCAGCATCGTGACTGGCCCGCCATTGACAATATCGTGCAGGCCACCAGCGGCATGATGATGTTAAGCGGCGCAGAAGGCGATGCACCGGTGCGGGTGGGCTTTCCCATCGTGGATACCTTGACCGGGCAGACCGCCGCCATGGCCATACTTGGCGCGCTGATGCAGCGTGAACGCGGCAATGGTGGTAGCCAGATCGACGTATCCATGTTCGACGCCAGCCTTGCCTTCATGACCTCGGCCCTGACGCCGTTCCTTGTCACCGGCCAACCGATGCAGCGCATGGGCAACACCGGTTACAGCGGCCTGCCCACCGCATCGATGTTCAACGCATCGGACGGGCGCGAAATCTCGTTGGGCGTGGTGCAACCGCCGCAATTTGCGGCCCTGGCGCGTGAACTGGGGCGGCAGGACTGGCTGGACGATCCGCGGTTTGCCACGCCCGACGCTCGCCGCACCAATTTTGACGCGATGCATGCCGAACTCTCTGCCGAATTTGCCCGCCTGCCAGCGGCGCAATGGGAACGGCGGTTGAGCGATGCGGGCATTCCCTGCGGCATGGTGCGCCGAGTGGACGAAGCCGCTGCGCTGGCAGGGCCAACCGCGCTGGTCAATCTGACCGTGCCGGGCCTTCCCGATGAAGCGGTGCAGATACCCGGCGCTGGTTACAGCGTCGCCGGGCAGGCCAACCCTGCGCCCGGCGCGCCGCCCCGGCTTGATGCCGACCGGGCGGAAATCCTCCGCTGGCTGGAACAGGAACCTGACGCATGA
- a CDS encoding alpha/beta hydrolase produces MMRTIITASAALALALPAAAQAPVQPPRTVEGQLASGAHWKALVPANFNGRLLVWSHGYSPRIDPPEPAPAQYRDLLLQRGYALIASDYGAGGWSLEQAVPAQRAAVEAFAAREGRPARVLAWGSSMGGLISTALAEQDKPAIDGALAMCPSIGGAVGMMNMGLDGAFAFTTLVAANSGLSLVNVADDMANGRKAQTALDAARTTREGRARLALAGVLGGIPGWTRVDRAEPAVADYEAQLDEMAATFVMGTFMPRNDQEARAGGVFSWNTGVDYARQLALSGRRAMVEALYAKAGLSLSEDLAALAKAPRIAAKPAAVRYMMANYTPNAKPRVPLVSLQAVGDGMTSPSLQRAYVQTAPAAMVQGLWHNGAGHCRLPAAQVLAAIDHLEARIDSGKWAARPPQFVDHTPAPMLRPCTRGGKCR; encoded by the coding sequence ATGATGCGCACGATCATTACTGCCAGCGCCGCGCTGGCGCTGGCCTTGCCTGCCGCCGCGCAGGCCCCGGTGCAACCGCCGCGCACGGTGGAAGGGCAACTGGCGAGCGGAGCGCACTGGAAAGCGCTGGTGCCCGCAAACTTCAATGGCCGCCTGCTGGTGTGGAGCCATGGCTATTCCCCGCGCATCGACCCGCCCGAACCCGCGCCTGCGCAATACCGCGACCTGCTGCTGCAACGCGGTTATGCGCTGATCGCGTCGGATTATGGCGCAGGCGGATGGTCGCTGGAACAGGCCGTCCCGGCGCAACGCGCGGCGGTAGAAGCCTTTGCCGCGCGTGAAGGGCGCCCGGCGCGTGTGCTGGCATGGGGTTCGTCCATGGGCGGGCTGATCTCCACTGCGCTGGCCGAACAGGACAAGCCCGCCATCGATGGCGCACTGGCAATGTGCCCGTCCATCGGCGGGGCCGTGGGCATGATGAACATGGGGCTGGACGGCGCGTTCGCCTTCACCACGCTGGTCGCGGCCAATTCGGGCCTTTCGCTGGTCAATGTGGCGGACGACATGGCCAATGGCCGCAAGGCGCAAACCGCGCTGGACGCCGCCCGCACCACCCGCGAAGGCCGTGCGCGTCTGGCGCTGGCGGGCGTGCTGGGCGGCATTCCGGGCTGGACTCGTGTGGACCGTGCAGAACCTGCTGTCGCCGATTACGAAGCGCAGCTTGATGAAATGGCCGCGACCTTCGTGATGGGCACGTTCATGCCCCGTAACGATCAGGAAGCACGGGCGGGCGGCGTTTTTTCATGGAACACCGGGGTTGATTACGCCCGCCAGCTTGCGCTTTCAGGACGCCGCGCCATGGTGGAAGCGCTCTATGCCAAAGCAGGCCTCAGCCTTTCGGAAGACCTTGCCGCGCTGGCAAAGGCCCCGCGCATTGCGGCAAAGCCTGCTGCCGTGCGCTACATGATGGCCAACTACACGCCCAACGCAAAGCCGCGTGTGCCGTTGGTTTCGCTACAGGCGGTGGGCGATGGGATGACATCACCCTCGCTCCAGCGCGCTTATGTTCAGACTGCACCCGCCGCCATGGTGCAGGGCTTGTGGCACAATGGCGCAGGGCACTGCCGCCTGCCAGCGGCACAAGTGCTTGCTGCGATTGACCACCTTGAAGCGCGGATCGACAGCGGCAAATGGGCTGCGCGCCCGCCGCAGTTCGTGGACCACACGCCCGCGCCCATGCTGCGCCCCTGCACGCGCGGCGGGAAGTGCCGCTGA
- a CDS encoding CapA family protein, producing the protein MIHTVLATGDLAMDRDDYDACFAGAADTLRAADIVFGQLETSFAEKGVRLPQARHAVLAKPEGAAALGRAGFDVISMAGNHVMDWGHEAFFETQAHIRSHGMDVVGAGANIAEARRPVIRTLADGTRVAFLAYSSILPHSYWADERRPGCAPMRAFTVYEQIEHDQPGTPARVHTYPHREDLSAMEADIRAAKQQADVVLVSHHWGIHFVRAVIADYQRDVARAAIAAGADAIFGGHAHILKGCELIDGKPVFYSLCNFATDLAMDEAHAASKSFNEIRVLAEEWEPDFESLYNFPKAARLSMIARLEIAGGKVLRAGLLPLVIGRDAVPRLAAPGSEDHAAVVDYLSAVTQEAGLNARYRNDGDMVLLEQAA; encoded by the coding sequence TTGATCCATACCGTGCTGGCCACTGGCGACCTTGCGATGGATCGCGACGATTATGATGCCTGCTTTGCCGGTGCTGCAGACACGTTGCGCGCGGCAGATATCGTGTTCGGCCAGCTTGAAACCAGCTTTGCGGAAAAGGGCGTTCGCCTGCCGCAGGCCCGCCATGCCGTGCTGGCCAAGCCCGAAGGTGCCGCCGCATTGGGCCGCGCCGGGTTTGACGTGATCTCGATGGCAGGCAACCATGTGATGGACTGGGGGCATGAAGCCTTCTTCGAAACGCAGGCCCATATCCGCAGCCATGGCATGGATGTGGTGGGCGCAGGCGCCAACATTGCCGAGGCGCGGCGCCCCGTCATCCGCACCCTGGCCGATGGCACGCGCGTTGCCTTCCTCGCCTATTCCAGCATCCTGCCGCATTCCTACTGGGCCGATGAACGCCGCCCCGGCTGCGCCCCGATGCGCGCTTTCACCGTGTACGAACAGATCGAACACGATCAGCCCGGCACGCCCGCGCGCGTCCACACCTATCCCCACCGCGAAGACCTTTCTGCGATGGAAGCCGACATTCGCGCGGCAAAGCAGCAGGCCGATGTGGTGCTGGTGTCGCACCATTGGGGCATCCATTTCGTCCGCGCGGTGATTGCCGATTATCAGCGCGATGTCGCCCGCGCCGCCATTGCCGCCGGTGCCGATGCCATCTTCGGCGGTCACGCCCACATCCTGAAAGGTTGCGAACTGATCGACGGCAAGCCGGTGTTCTATTCGCTGTGCAACTTCGCCACCGATCTTGCCATGGACGAAGCCCACGCTGCTTCCAAAAGCTTCAACGAAATCCGCGTTCTGGCAGAGGAATGGGAACCGGATTTCGAAAGCCTCTACAACTTCCCCAAAGCCGCCCGCCTGTCGATGATCGCGCGGCTTGAAATTGCAGGCGGCAAAGTGCTGCGCGCCGGCCTGCTGCCGCTTGTCATCGGGCGCGACGCTGTGCCGCGCCTTGCCGCGCCGGGCAGTGAAGACCATGCCGCCGTGGTCGATTACCTGTCTGCCGTGACGCAGGAAGCAGGCCTGAACGCCCGCTATCGCAACGATGGCGACATGGTGCTGCTGGAGCAGGCGGCGTGA